In a single window of the Streptomyces sp. NBC_00285 genome:
- a CDS encoding biotin-dependent carboxyltransferase family protein → MTDRALSVVRAGALTTVQDRGRPGHAHLGVPRSGALDGPAADLANRLVGNRADTAVLETTLNGCAVRPRSAVTVAVTGAPCQVTVDGRPAAWGAPVLVPAGALLVIGSAVHGVRSYVALSGGITVEPVLGSRSTDLLSGLGPAPLTDGAVLPLGAPESLHTRVDVAPQPAPPAELVLRVTLGPRDDWFARESVRAFTSATFRVSSASNRIGLRTEGPALERVLTGELPSEGMVLGSVQVPPDGRPVVFLADHPTTGGYPVIGVVRATDLPAAAQAAPGTPVRFVGVRRR, encoded by the coding sequence ATGACGGACCGCGCCCTCTCCGTCGTACGCGCCGGAGCGCTCACCACCGTTCAGGACCGGGGCCGGCCGGGCCACGCCCATCTCGGTGTGCCCCGCTCCGGCGCCCTCGACGGCCCCGCGGCGGACCTCGCCAACCGGCTGGTCGGCAACCGCGCCGACACGGCCGTCCTGGAGACCACGCTCAACGGCTGTGCGGTACGCCCCCGTTCGGCGGTCACCGTGGCCGTCACGGGCGCCCCCTGCCAGGTCACGGTGGACGGCCGCCCGGCGGCCTGGGGCGCACCGGTGCTCGTGCCGGCCGGAGCGCTGCTGGTCATCGGCTCGGCCGTCCACGGGGTACGCAGTTATGTGGCCCTCTCCGGCGGCATCACCGTGGAGCCGGTGCTCGGCAGCCGCTCCACGGACCTCCTGTCCGGGCTGGGCCCGGCCCCCCTCACGGACGGCGCGGTACTTCCTCTGGGCGCCCCGGAGTCACTCCACACGCGCGTGGACGTCGCACCGCAGCCGGCGCCCCCCGCGGAACTCGTCCTGCGCGTCACTCTGGGCCCACGGGACGACTGGTTCGCACGGGAATCGGTGCGGGCCTTCACGTCCGCCACCTTCCGGGTGTCGTCGGCGAGCAACCGCATCGGGCTGCGGACGGAGGGGCCGGCCCTGGAGAGGGTCCTCACGGGCGAACTCCCCAGTGAGGGCATGGTTCTGGGCTCCGTCCAGGTACCGCCCGACGGCAGACCGGTGGTCTTCCTCGCCGACCATCCGACCACCGGGGGGTACCCCGTGATCGGTGTGGTCCGCGCGACCGACCTCCCGGCTGCGGCCCAGGCTGCACCCGGAACCCCGGTGCGCTTTGTAGGGGTTCGCAGGCGGTAG
- a CDS encoding HEAT repeat domain-containing protein — protein sequence MFDPVIAPSGTLLGLLQRGRGDGTLHALTAPRAEALAALNHCVLRDPRHDWQVENRSLYYARLYLDLNGELDEIEAHLFEVDDVFDTEESRTGLALAVLGHLASYGRRDALGLLRRYAASGSNWAWALDELALRDDDAGLRSLAAPVLARFGTDPEGEAELATAVRDAFEPRPWRLWADDPRESVSTRVRAAQESGCFDLWQRQMRPAGPRPGWSVQAVFEWAQQGVERGAVLYVPAARCLTAVAGPEDRPEILAAAKDGTEGARCTALRYLADGNDPEAFDLIEAAVVTGSPAVVEAALDSFERMRSIAAVDRARGWARRPDPLGAAAGRMLACLGGVQDRDLVLAALREAVRGEGPDAHTLWTLVDGTGRLGIACAAPVLRHIYRETASSHLRGRAAHALAATDPSFPSGFAVECLWDCEEATREIAARHAETGDARVVERLRRLAADPAEEGEVQTVVRGRIGPDTAAM from the coding sequence ATGTTCGATCCGGTCATAGCGCCCAGCGGCACGCTGCTCGGCCTGCTCCAGCGGGGCCGCGGCGACGGCACACTGCACGCGCTCACCGCCCCGCGAGCCGAGGCGCTCGCGGCCCTGAACCACTGTGTGCTGCGCGATCCCCGCCACGACTGGCAGGTGGAGAACCGCTCGCTGTACTACGCCCGTCTCTATCTCGACCTGAACGGCGAGCTGGACGAGATCGAGGCGCACCTCTTCGAGGTCGACGACGTCTTCGACACCGAGGAGTCACGCACGGGCCTCGCCCTCGCCGTCCTGGGCCACCTCGCCTCCTACGGCAGGCGCGACGCGCTCGGACTCCTGCGCAGGTACGCCGCCTCGGGCTCCAACTGGGCCTGGGCGCTGGACGAACTGGCGCTGCGCGACGACGACGCCGGGCTGCGGTCTCTCGCCGCCCCCGTCCTCGCACGCTTCGGGACCGATCCCGAGGGAGAGGCCGAACTGGCCACCGCCGTCCGGGACGCCTTCGAGCCGAGGCCATGGCGCCTGTGGGCGGACGATCCACGCGAATCCGTCTCCACGCGTGTGCGCGCCGCTCAGGAGAGCGGCTGTTTCGACCTCTGGCAGCGGCAGATGCGACCTGCCGGGCCCCGCCCGGGGTGGAGTGTGCAGGCCGTCTTCGAATGGGCCCAGCAAGGCGTCGAGCGGGGGGCCGTCCTGTATGTGCCCGCCGCCCGCTGCCTGACCGCCGTCGCGGGCCCCGAGGACCGGCCCGAGATCCTTGCGGCAGCCAAGGACGGTACCGAGGGGGCGCGGTGCACCGCTCTGCGCTATCTCGCCGACGGCAATGATCCCGAGGCCTTCGACCTGATCGAGGCGGCCGTTGTCACCGGCTCGCCGGCCGTCGTGGAGGCCGCCCTCGACTCGTTCGAACGTATGCGCAGTATCGCCGCCGTGGACCGGGCGCGCGGCTGGGCCCGCCGGCCCGATCCACTGGGTGCCGCCGCCGGACGCATGCTCGCCTGTCTGGGCGGAGTCCAGGACCGGGACCTCGTGCTCGCGGCCCTCAGGGAAGCCGTACGGGGCGAGGGCCCCGACGCGCACACCCTGTGGACCCTCGTCGACGGCACCGGCCGGCTCGGCATCGCCTGTGCCGCCCCCGTGCTGCGGCACATCTACCGGGAGACGGCGTCCTCCCATCTACGGGGCCGGGCCGCCCACGCGCTCGCCGCCACCGACCCCTCCTTCCCCAGCGGATTCGCCGTCGAATGCCTGTGGGACTGCGAGGAGGCCACCCGCGAGATCGCCGCCAGGCACGCCGAGACCGGCGACGCCAGGGTCGTGGAGCGACTGCGCCGGCTCGCCGCCGACCCGGCCGAGGAGGGCGAGGTGCAGACCGTGGTCCGCGGCCGTATCGGACCGGACACGGCCGCCATGTGA
- a CDS encoding glycosyltransferase family 4 protein: MRVVIVTESFPPDVNGVAHCALQTARHLVDRGHLPLVVAPATASGPEPGVDALAPCPVVRVPSLPLPGYPQVRVALPSRRVAAAIVEHRADVVHLASPFVLGVRGMAAAARLGVPAVAVYQTDLAGYARTYVHAGEAAAWRRIRSVHAAADLTLAPSSASLQDLETHGVPRVKLWPRGVDTVRFRPHLRDEALRRQLAPNGETIVGYVGRLAPEKHIELLADACRLEGVKVVVVGDGPSAPHLEQALPGAVFLGRRMGDELARIFASFDVFAHTGPFETFCQTVQEAMASGVPVVAPAAGGPLDLVAHGRTGFLVPPRDPAAVRDAVRSLAADPGMRAEFGAAARAMVEGRTWAAVGDQLIGHYAAVLSGRKTAVAA, translated from the coding sequence ATGCGTGTCGTCATCGTGACCGAATCCTTTCCCCCCGATGTGAACGGCGTGGCCCACTGCGCGCTCCAGACCGCCCGGCACCTCGTAGATCGCGGTCACCTCCCGCTCGTCGTCGCGCCGGCCACCGCGTCCGGCCCCGAGCCCGGCGTGGACGCCCTCGCGCCGTGCCCCGTCGTCCGTGTCCCCTCCCTCCCGCTCCCGGGCTACCCACAGGTCCGCGTCGCCCTCCCCAGCAGGCGCGTGGCCGCGGCGATCGTCGAGCATCGTGCCGACGTGGTCCACCTGGCCAGCCCCTTCGTCCTCGGCGTCCGCGGCATGGCCGCCGCCGCCCGGCTCGGCGTCCCCGCCGTGGCCGTCTACCAGACCGACCTCGCCGGATACGCCCGCACCTATGTGCACGCGGGCGAGGCCGCCGCCTGGCGCCGCATCCGTTCCGTCCACGCCGCCGCCGACCTCACCCTCGCCCCGTCCAGCGCGTCCCTGCAGGACCTGGAGACGCACGGCGTGCCCCGGGTCAAGCTGTGGCCGCGCGGCGTGGACACCGTCCGTTTCCGCCCTCATCTGCGCGACGAGGCACTGCGCCGCCAACTCGCCCCGAACGGCGAGACGATCGTCGGCTACGTGGGGCGGCTCGCCCCCGAGAAACACATCGAGCTGCTGGCCGACGCGTGCCGCCTTGAGGGCGTCAAGGTCGTGGTGGTCGGCGACGGGCCGAGCGCGCCCCACCTCGAACAGGCGCTCCCCGGCGCGGTCTTCCTGGGCCGTCGCATGGGCGACGAACTCGCCCGGATCTTCGCCTCCTTCGACGTCTTCGCCCACACCGGCCCCTTCGAGACCTTCTGCCAGACCGTGCAGGAGGCCATGGCAAGCGGTGTGCCCGTCGTCGCACCGGCCGCGGGCGGCCCGCTGGACCTGGTCGCCCACGGGCGCACGGGGTTCCTCGTCCCGCCGCGCGACCCGGCCGCCGTACGGGACGCGGTGCGGTCCCTGGCCGCCGACCCAGGAATGCGTGCCGAGTTCGGTGCCGCCGCGCGGGCCATGGTCGAGGGACGTACCTGGGCGGCCGTCGGCGACCAGCTGATCGGCCACTACGCAGCCGTGCTCAGCGGCCGGAAGACGGCGGTGGCGGCATGA
- a CDS encoding LamB/YcsF family protein — MSSIDLNADLGEGFGRWQLTDDEQLLSVVTSANVACGFHAGDASTMRRVCELAAARGVRVGAQVSYRDLAGFGRRAMDVPSAELTAEVAYQIGALEVFARAAGTRVSYVKPHGALYNRVVHDEEQAAAVVAGVVLADATLPVLGLPGSRLLEAAGKAGLPGVTEAFADRAYTEEGTLVPRGQEGAVVTDPEAVVERSLGLARDRSVISRSGTRIEVTARSLCLHGDTPGAVDLARRVRERLEASGIRVEAFV, encoded by the coding sequence ATGAGCTCGATCGATCTGAACGCCGACCTCGGCGAGGGCTTCGGCCGCTGGCAGCTGACCGACGACGAACAACTGCTGTCCGTCGTCACCAGCGCCAACGTGGCCTGCGGGTTCCACGCCGGGGACGCGTCCACCATGCGGCGGGTGTGCGAACTGGCGGCCGCGCGCGGGGTCCGGGTCGGCGCCCAGGTCTCCTACCGGGACCTGGCGGGCTTCGGACGGCGCGCGATGGACGTGCCGTCCGCCGAGCTGACGGCCGAGGTGGCCTACCAGATCGGCGCCCTGGAGGTCTTCGCCCGTGCGGCGGGCACACGCGTGTCCTACGTCAAACCGCACGGCGCCCTCTACAACCGGGTCGTGCACGACGAGGAGCAGGCCGCGGCGGTCGTCGCCGGCGTGGTCCTCGCGGACGCGACGCTGCCCGTGCTGGGCCTGCCCGGCTCGCGTCTCCTGGAGGCGGCCGGGAAGGCGGGCCTGCCCGGCGTCACCGAGGCCTTCGCGGACCGCGCCTACACCGAGGAGGGCACGCTGGTGCCGCGCGGCCAGGAGGGCGCGGTGGTCACCGATCCGGAGGCGGTCGTGGAGCGCTCACTGGGCCTGGCCCGGGACCGCTCGGTCATCTCCCGCTCCGGTACCCGCATCGAGGTCACGGCCCGCTCCCTGTGCCTGCACGGGGACACCCCGGGCGCGGTCGACCTGGCTCGCCGGGTCCGGGAACGCCTGGAGGCATCGGGAATCCGGGTGGAGGCCTTCGTATGA
- a CDS encoding SGNH/GDSL hydrolase family protein: MRGPRFVALGDSLTEGVGDPVEGGWRGWAALLADGLSAREVDFANLAESGAQTRDVLERQLPAGLALRPDIVSVVVGVNDTLRCTFDIHAVAERLDTVYAAFREQGALLLTACLPDPGTMLGLPGALARPLARRQRAVNTVVHALSERYGAVHLHAAQGDWTTERAMWSADRLHPGERGHRQLAVRFHQVLAERGVATGAPPSAEPEFPVPTKSASMWWLATAGTGWVVRRCTDLLPQLVTLAVAEMRHRARGTSGRLDLRTAHAVSTALAALSVQEQRPEAA, encoded by the coding sequence ATGAGAGGCCCGCGCTTCGTCGCCCTCGGTGACTCGCTCACCGAGGGCGTGGGGGATCCCGTCGAGGGCGGCTGGCGTGGCTGGGCCGCGCTGCTCGCCGACGGGCTCTCCGCCAGGGAGGTGGACTTCGCCAACCTCGCGGAGAGCGGGGCGCAGACCCGGGACGTGTTGGAGCGGCAACTGCCCGCGGGGCTCGCCCTGCGGCCGGACATCGTGTCCGTGGTCGTCGGTGTGAACGACACCCTGCGCTGCACCTTCGACATCCATGCCGTGGCCGAACGGCTCGACACGGTCTACGCGGCCTTCCGTGAGCAGGGTGCGCTGCTGCTCACCGCGTGTCTGCCCGACCCGGGCACGATGCTGGGGCTGCCCGGTGCGCTGGCCCGGCCGCTGGCACGGCGGCAGCGGGCGGTCAACACCGTGGTGCACGCGCTGTCCGAGCGCTACGGGGCGGTGCATCTGCATGCCGCGCAAGGAGACTGGACCACCGAACGGGCGATGTGGAGCGCGGACCGGCTGCATCCCGGCGAGCGGGGGCACCGGCAGTTGGCGGTGCGGTTTCATCAGGTGCTGGCGGAGCGGGGTGTGGCGACGGGGGCCCCGCCCTCGGCCGAGCCGGAGTTTCCCGTGCCCACGAAGTCGGCGAGCATGTGGTGGCTGGCCACGGCGGGGACCGGTTGGGTCGTCCGGCGCTGCACCGATCTGCTGCCGCAGTTGGTGACGCTGGCCGTGGCCGAGATGCGCCACCGCGCGCGGGGGACGAGCGGGCGGCTGGATCTGCGGACCGCGCACGCGGTGTCCACGGCGCTGGCGGCGTTGTCCGTGCAGGAGCAGCGGCCCGAGGCGGCATGA
- a CDS encoding glycosyltransferase produces the protein MSGQSLRIVRLANFVAPASGGLRTALRELGKGYQAAGHESVLVVPGDRPSDRQTEQGRIITLPGLLLPGTGGYRVLADRRRVARLLEELAPDRLEVSDRTTLRWTGKWARRARVPAVMVSHETADGVLRTWGLSETAARRTADALNVRTAHTYARVVCTTEFAEREFVRIGARNVVRAPLGVDLVERRPALRDAGLRNRYAREDQTLLVTCTRLSVEKRPSTALDALESLVRRGRRAVLVVAGDGPLRPRLEQRARERGLPVTFLGHVLDRGLLGALQASADVCLSPGPAETFGLAALEAMACGTPVVVSASSALPEVIGSAGAVAADRGEAFADAVDMLLEQSEPERRESARARAECFGWDTAVRAFLAAHDADVLVRRSVPGGVA, from the coding sequence ATGAGCGGGCAGTCACTGCGGATCGTGCGTCTGGCGAACTTCGTCGCTCCCGCCTCGGGCGGCCTGCGCACCGCCCTGCGCGAGCTCGGCAAGGGCTATCAGGCGGCCGGGCACGAGTCCGTGCTCGTCGTGCCGGGCGACCGCCCGAGCGACCGGCAGACCGAGCAGGGACGGATCATCACCCTGCCCGGCCTGCTGCTGCCCGGCACCGGCGGCTACCGCGTCCTCGCCGACAGGCGGCGGGTGGCCCGGCTCCTGGAGGAACTCGCCCCCGACCGCCTGGAGGTCTCCGACCGTACGACCCTCAGGTGGACCGGCAAATGGGCCAGGCGGGCCCGGGTCCCCGCCGTGATGGTCTCCCACGAGACCGCCGACGGAGTCCTGCGCACCTGGGGCCTGTCGGAGACGGCGGCCCGGCGCACCGCCGACGCCCTCAACGTCCGTACGGCGCACACGTACGCGCGTGTGGTGTGCACCACGGAGTTCGCCGAGCGGGAGTTCGTGCGGATCGGAGCACGCAACGTCGTACGGGCCCCGCTCGGCGTCGATCTGGTCGAGCGGCGTCCGGCACTGCGCGACGCGGGCCTCAGGAACCGGTACGCGCGCGAGGACCAGACGCTGCTCGTGACCTGCACCAGGCTGTCCGTGGAGAAACGGCCGAGCACCGCCCTGGACGCTCTGGAGTCCTTGGTGCGGCGCGGCCGGCGGGCGGTGCTCGTGGTGGCCGGGGACGGGCCGCTGAGGCCGCGCCTGGAGCAGCGGGCACGGGAGCGCGGGCTGCCGGTCACGTTCCTCGGCCACGTCCTCGACCGCGGACTGCTCGGCGCGCTCCAGGCGTCCGCCGACGTGTGCCTGTCTCCTGGACCCGCCGAGACGTTCGGGCTCGCCGCGCTGGAGGCGATGGCGTGCGGTACGCCGGTAGTGGTGAGCGCCTCCTCCGCGCTGCCTGAGGTGATCGGCTCCGCCGGGGCCGTCGCCGCCGACCGCGGGGAGGCCTTCGCGGACGCCGTGGACATGCTGCTCGAACAGTCCGAGCCGGAGCGCCGGGAGTCCGCACGCGCGCGTGCGGAGTGCTTCGGGTGGGACACGGCGGTCCGGGCGTTCCTCGCCGCTCATGACGCGGACGTCCTCGTCCGACGCTCCGTGCCCGGAGGCGTGGCATGA
- a CDS encoding MFS transporter: MSTTPPPQSLTTDPTTTEHAAEDGALSWFRALGPRGRRAFAGAFGGYALDSYDYFTLPLSMVALAAYFGLDSGQTGLFTTVTLVASGIGGALAGVLADRAGRVRALMITVITYAVFTVACGFAPNFESLLVFRALQGLGFGGEWAVGAILVAEYTSTKHRGRTLGAIQSSWAVGWALAVIVYTLVFSVFDDGTAWRVMFWTGALPALLVVWVRRQVKDAPAAIEVREKTAGKGSFTAIFKPDLLRTTIFAVLLSTGVQGGYYTLATWVPTYLKSDRGLSVVGTGGYLTFLISGAFLGYLTGGYLTDRLGRRRNIWLFALLSAVCIVAYGNIPHGADTLLLVLGFPLGFCMSAIFSGFGSYLSELYPTAVRGSGQGFTYNTGRAIGAIFPTTVGFLADSWGVGGALVFGAIGYGIAALALLGLPETRGKELA, from the coding sequence ATGAGCACGACCCCGCCACCCCAGTCCCTCACCACCGACCCCACGACGACCGAACACGCCGCCGAAGACGGGGCGTTGAGCTGGTTCCGGGCCCTCGGCCCACGCGGCCGCCGCGCCTTCGCCGGCGCCTTCGGGGGCTACGCCCTGGACTCCTACGACTACTTCACGCTCCCGCTGAGCATGGTCGCGCTGGCCGCGTACTTCGGCCTGGACAGCGGCCAGACCGGTCTCTTCACCACCGTCACCCTCGTGGCCTCCGGCATCGGCGGGGCGCTGGCGGGGGTACTGGCCGACCGGGCCGGCCGGGTCCGGGCGCTGATGATCACGGTGATCACCTACGCGGTCTTCACCGTGGCCTGCGGCTTCGCACCGAACTTCGAGTCCCTGCTGGTCTTCCGCGCCCTTCAGGGCCTCGGATTCGGCGGCGAGTGGGCGGTCGGCGCGATCCTGGTCGCCGAGTACACGAGCACCAAGCACCGGGGCCGCACCCTGGGCGCGATCCAGAGCTCGTGGGCAGTGGGCTGGGCGCTGGCCGTGATCGTGTACACGCTGGTCTTCTCGGTCTTCGACGACGGCACGGCCTGGCGCGTGATGTTCTGGACCGGCGCACTGCCCGCACTGCTCGTCGTCTGGGTGCGGCGCCAGGTCAAGGACGCCCCCGCGGCGATCGAGGTGCGCGAGAAGACCGCCGGCAAGGGCTCGTTCACGGCGATCTTCAAGCCGGACCTGCTGCGGACGACGATCTTCGCGGTGCTGCTGTCCACCGGCGTCCAGGGCGGCTACTACACGCTCGCCACCTGGGTGCCGACGTACCTCAAGAGCGACCGCGGACTGTCGGTCGTCGGCACCGGCGGCTATCTGACGTTCCTGATCTCCGGCGCCTTCCTCGGCTACCTCACCGGCGGCTATCTCACCGACCGGCTGGGCCGCCGCCGCAACATCTGGCTCTTCGCGCTGCTGTCGGCCGTCTGCATCGTGGCCTACGGCAACATCCCGCACGGAGCCGACACCCTGCTCCTGGTGCTCGGGTTCCCGCTCGGGTTCTGCATGTCGGCGATCTTCAGCGGCTTCGGGTCCTATCTGAGCGAGCTGTACCCGACGGCGGTGCGCGGCTCGGGACAGGGCTTCACGTACAACACCGGCCGCGCGATCGGCGCGATCTTCCCGACCACCGTCGGTTTCCTTGCCGACAGCTGGGGCGTGGGCGGCGCGCTGGTCTTCGGCGCCATCGGCTACGGCATCGCGGCCCTGGCCCTGCTCGGACTGCCGGAGACACGTGGAAAGGAACTCGCGTGA
- a CDS encoding 5-oxoprolinase subunit B family protein — MRALPVGTDALLVEVSSGEEAQALHAELLRRRAEGSLSVREIVPAARTVLLDGLAEPARLAAELAAADVPPAPTRAREAIELAVRYDGPDLADVAAYWGVSPREVARIHAGTEFTVAFCGFAPGFGYLTGLPARYDVPRRTTPRTAVPAGSVALAGPYTGVYPRSSPGGWQLIGTTDAVLWDHARVPAALLSPGTRVRFVEGP, encoded by the coding sequence ATGAGGGCCCTGCCGGTCGGGACCGACGCCCTGCTCGTCGAGGTGTCCTCGGGCGAGGAGGCCCAGGCCCTGCACGCCGAGCTGCTGCGTCGCCGCGCGGAGGGCTCCCTGTCGGTCCGGGAGATCGTCCCCGCGGCCCGCACTGTCCTCCTCGACGGCCTCGCCGAGCCGGCCCGCCTGGCCGCGGAACTCGCCGCCGCCGACGTACCGCCCGCCCCCACCCGCGCGCGTGAGGCGATCGAACTTGCGGTGCGCTACGACGGACCCGACCTGGCCGACGTGGCCGCGTACTGGGGCGTCTCCCCCCGGGAGGTTGCCCGCATCCACGCCGGCACCGAGTTCACGGTCGCCTTCTGCGGATTCGCCCCGGGCTTCGGCTACCTCACCGGCCTGCCCGCCCGGTACGACGTCCCGCGCCGGACCACCCCCCGCACCGCCGTCCCGGCGGGTTCGGTGGCGCTCGCGGGGCCGTACACGGGCGTCTACCCGCGTTCGTCCCCGGGCGGCTGGCAGCTCATCGGCACCACGGACGCCGTGCTGTGGGACCACGCGCGGGTGCCTGCCGCGCTGCTGTCTCCGGGGACACGGGTCCGCTTCGTGGAGGGGCCATGA
- a CDS encoding putative hydro-lyase: MNRTEDRPLTLVDEHAHAWSPAQARTRFRAGLTGPTAGVAAGHTQVNLISVPADWAYDMLLFCQRNPKPCPVLDVTDAGDWSTVLADGADLRTDLPRYRVWEHGELVDEPTDVRAHWRDDLVSFLIGCSFTFEWALSEAGVPIRHIQQGRNVPMYVTNRQCRPAGRLHGPMVVSMRPVPPQHLATALRESSLLPAVHGSPVHCGDPSGLGIDDLGRPDFGEAVAAEPDDIPVFWACGVTPQAAVMASRPPFALTHAPGQMLLTDARDEQYRVA; this comes from the coding sequence ATGAACCGCACGGAAGACCGTCCCCTGACCCTGGTCGACGAGCACGCGCACGCGTGGAGCCCTGCTCAGGCCCGCACCCGCTTCCGCGCGGGCCTGACGGGCCCCACCGCAGGGGTCGCGGCCGGCCACACCCAGGTCAACCTGATCTCGGTGCCCGCCGACTGGGCGTACGACATGCTGCTGTTCTGCCAGCGCAACCCCAAGCCCTGCCCGGTTCTCGACGTCACGGACGCCGGCGACTGGAGCACCGTCCTCGCCGACGGCGCGGACCTGCGCACCGATCTGCCGCGCTACCGCGTGTGGGAGCACGGCGAGCTGGTGGACGAGCCGACCGACGTGCGCGCCCATTGGCGCGACGACCTGGTGTCGTTCCTGATCGGCTGCAGTTTCACCTTCGAGTGGGCGCTTTCCGAGGCGGGCGTCCCGATCCGGCACATTCAGCAGGGCCGAAACGTTCCCATGTATGTGACCAATCGCCAGTGCCGCCCCGCAGGAAGGCTGCACGGCCCGATGGTGGTGTCCATGCGCCCGGTGCCGCCGCAGCACCTCGCGACCGCGCTCAGGGAGAGCAGCCTGCTCCCTGCGGTGCACGGCAGCCCCGTCCACTGCGGCGATCCCTCGGGGCTCGGCATCGACGACCTCGGCCGCCCCGACTTCGGTGAAGCGGTGGCCGCCGAACCGGACGACATCCCGGTGTTCTGGGCCTGCGGGGTGACGCCCCAGGCCGCGGTGATGGCCTCGCGCCCCCCGTTCGCCCTCACCCACGCGCCGGGCCAGATGCTCCTGACGGACGCCCGCGACGAGCAGTACCGAGTGGCCTGA
- a CDS encoding GntR family transcriptional regulator yields the protein MAEQLSPLADDRALLGRTSTAERVSDILRSRIAEGYFPPGTRLSEDSIGGALGVSRNTLREAFRLLTHERLLVHELNRGVFVRVLAVEDVEDIYRTRALVECAVVRGLGEPPYALDALAEAVVEGQRAVREGDWKALGTANIHFHRELVALAASDRTDELMRSVFAELRLAFHVVDDPKALHEPYLARNQQILGALQAGDREEAERLLAVYLADSLERVVEVYRRRVGEET from the coding sequence ATGGCAGAGCAGCTGAGCCCACTGGCCGACGACCGCGCCCTCCTGGGCCGTACCAGCACGGCCGAGCGGGTCTCGGACATCCTCAGAAGCCGCATCGCGGAGGGCTACTTCCCGCCCGGCACCCGGCTGTCGGAGGACAGCATCGGGGGCGCGCTCGGGGTCTCCCGCAACACCCTGCGCGAGGCGTTCCGGCTGCTCACGCATGAGCGACTGCTCGTCCACGAGCTGAACCGGGGCGTGTTCGTCCGGGTCCTGGCGGTCGAGGACGTCGAGGACATCTACCGGACCCGCGCCCTCGTGGAATGCGCGGTCGTCCGTGGGCTGGGCGAGCCTCCGTATGCCCTGGACGCCCTTGCCGAGGCGGTCGTGGAGGGGCAGCGGGCGGTGCGCGAAGGCGACTGGAAAGCGCTGGGGACGGCCAACATCCACTTCCACCGGGAACTCGTCGCCCTCGCGGCCAGCGACCGCACCGACGAACTGATGCGCAGCGTCTTCGCCGAACTCCGCCTGGCCTTCCACGTGGTGGACGACCCCAAGGCCCTCCACGAGCCCTACCTGGCTCGCAACCAGCAGATCCTCGGAGCGCTTCAGGCGGGCGACCGGGAAGAGGCGGAGCGGCTGCTCGCCGTGTACCTCGCTGACTCCTTGGAGCGAGTGGTCGAGGTGTACAGGCGAAGGGTCGGCGAGGAGACCTAG
- a CDS encoding ankyrin repeat domain-containing protein: MTEAPDPEVVELATKIFDLARQGQTEALVAYVDAGVPAGLTNDRGDSLVMLTAYHGHADAVSALVARGAAAGGVNDRGQTPLAGAVFKGSADVIKALLEGGADPSEGTPSAVDTARMFGRTELLELFGAH, from the coding sequence ATGACTGAAGCCCCCGACCCCGAGGTCGTGGAGCTGGCGACCAAGATCTTCGATCTGGCCCGGCAGGGGCAGACCGAGGCTCTCGTGGCGTACGTCGACGCGGGTGTTCCGGCAGGCCTCACCAACGACCGCGGGGACTCGCTCGTGATGCTCACCGCATACCACGGCCACGCGGACGCGGTGAGCGCCCTGGTGGCCCGTGGAGCGGCGGCGGGCGGCGTCAACGACCGGGGCCAGACACCGCTCGCCGGAGCCGTGTTCAAGGGCTCCGCGGACGTCATCAAGGCCCTCCTGGAGGGTGGCGCCGACCCTTCCGAGGGCACGCCGTCCGCCGTCGACACGGCCAGGATGTTCGGCCGGACGGAACTTCTCGAACTGTTCGGCGCACACTGA